A section of the Schistosoma haematobium chromosome ZW, whole genome shotgun sequence genome encodes:
- the SYT16_1 gene encoding synaptotagmin (EggNog:ENOG410WIR4~COG:T,U) has protein sequence MGNTFSSSEDLTSSNNENNKRKTSTASKGGKPKILSIQEYEAELDLLTNEPKSSDDTDTGECFSDEDDDNDKDEIKSFTLPNSSRLQLSVHYNDAEQEMHVNVIRANNVPGREAGGPSAYQINLSMKPDNKQYWQSKIRTAPNPEYLEEWKFQIPLVTIHKSTLICCIVGFFGNEEYLCGEAFLPFENLNLNIENILTVNFQPIHVLPVPHDLQLTKTEVETDDKSKIATSKLTDQDRPSICPQNENAIIFNTRLSKVLLMLRLSQNTGRFECCIQQINLIGIRISKIPKRSIYVKLFIRTEEDGLINKAHSASHQQQSTIHMNETFAFYIKPYQIDRITVEFSLFKRKPFNKRIIIGTCKIGKYNTSINELEHWERVLATKDQVISQWHKFYPIAITPPEMTLKMGD, from the exons ATGGGGAATACATTCTCTT CTTCAGAAGATCTCACCAGTTCTAATAACGAAAACAACAAGAGAAAAACATCTACTGCCTCAAAAGGTGGAAAGCCTAAAATTCTTTCAATACAAGAGTATGAAGCAGAATTGGATCTTTTAACCAATGAACCAAAATCCTCTGACGATACAGACACAGGGGAATGTTTTTCTGATGAAGATGATGACAATGACAAGGATGAGATCAAATCCTTTACATTACCG AATTCAAGCAGACTGCAATTATCTGTCCATTATAATGATGCAGAACAAGAAATGCATGTGAATGTTATACGTGCAAATAATGTACCTGGCAGAGAAGCTGGCGGACCCTCAGCTTATCAA ATTAACTTATCTATGAAACcagataataaacaatattggcAAAGTAAAATACGTACAGCACCAAATCCAGAATACTTAGAAGAATGGAAATTCCAAATCCCTCTTG TTACTATACACAAATCTACGCTTATTTGTTGTATCGTTGGATTTTTCGGAAATGAAGAATATCTGTGTGGAGAAGCTTTTCTACCatttgaaaatttaaatttaaatattgaaaatattctcACAGTAAATTTTCAACCAATACATGTTCTACCGGTTCCACATGATTTGCAATTAACAAAG ACAGAAGTTGAAACAGACGATAAAAGTAAAATTGCAACGTCAAAATTAACCGATCAAGATCGACCATCAATTTGTCCACAGAATGAAAATGCAATCATTTTCAATACACGATTATCTAAAGTTTTACTTATGCTACGATTAAGTCAAAATACTGGACGATTTGAATGTTGTATTCAACAAATTAATCTTATTGGTATACGAATAAGTAAAATACCAAAACGAA GTATCTatgtgaaattatttattagaaCAGAAGAAGATGGTTTAATCAATAAAGCGCATAGTGCATCTCATCAACAACAATCTACAATACACATGAATGAAACATTTGCATTTTATATAAAACCATATCAAATAGATCGAATCACTGTAGAATTTTCATTATTCAAAAGGAAGCCATTCAATAAACGAATTATAATTGGAACGTGCAAAATAG GTAAATATAATACAAGTATTAATGAATTAGAACATTGGGAACGTGTATTAGCTACAAAAGATCAAGTCATATCACAATGGCATAAATTCTATCCAATAGCAATAACACCACCGGAAATGACATTGAAAATGGGAGATTGa
- the SYT16_1 gene encoding synaptotagmin, variant 2 (EggNog:ENOG410WIR4~COG:T,U), with the protein MHVNVIRANNVPGREAGGPSAYQINLSMKPDNKQYWQSKIRTAPNPEYLEEWKFQIPLVTIHKSTLICCIVGFFGNEEYLCGEAFLPFENLNLNIENILTVNFQPIHVLPVPHDLQLTKTEVETDDKSKIATSKLTDQDRPSICPQNENAIIFNTRLSKVLLMLRLSQNTGRFECCIQQINLIGIRISKIPKRSIYVKLFIRTEEDGLINKAHSASHQQQSTIHMNETFAFYIKPYQIDRITVEFSLFKRKPFNKRIIIGTCKIGKYNTSINELEHWERVLATKDQVISQWHKFYPIAITPPEMTLKMGD; encoded by the exons ATGCATGTGAATGTTATACGTGCAAATAATGTACCTGGCAGAGAAGCTGGCGGACCCTCAGCTTATCAA ATTAACTTATCTATGAAACcagataataaacaatattggcAAAGTAAAATACGTACAGCACCAAATCCAGAATACTTAGAAGAATGGAAATTCCAAATCCCTCTTG TTACTATACACAAATCTACGCTTATTTGTTGTATCGTTGGATTTTTCGGAAATGAAGAATATCTGTGTGGAGAAGCTTTTCTACCatttgaaaatttaaatttaaatattgaaaatattctcACAGTAAATTTTCAACCAATACATGTTCTACCGGTTCCACATGATTTGCAATTAACAAAG ACAGAAGTTGAAACAGACGATAAAAGTAAAATTGCAACGTCAAAATTAACCGATCAAGATCGACCATCAATTTGTCCACAGAATGAAAATGCAATCATTTTCAATACACGATTATCTAAAGTTTTACTTATGCTACGATTAAGTCAAAATACTGGACGATTTGAATGTTGTATTCAACAAATTAATCTTATTGGTATACGAATAAGTAAAATACCAAAACGAA GTATCTatgtgaaattatttattagaaCAGAAGAAGATGGTTTAATCAATAAAGCGCATAGTGCATCTCATCAACAACAATCTACAATACACATGAATGAAACATTTGCATTTTATATAAAACCATATCAAATAGATCGAATCACTGTAGAATTTTCATTATTCAAAAGGAAGCCATTCAATAAACGAATTATAATTGGAACGTGCAAAATAG GTAAATATAATACAAGTATTAATGAATTAGAACATTGGGAACGTGTATTAGCTACAAAAGATCAAGTCATATCACAATGGCATAAATTCTATCCAATAGCAATAACACCACCGGAAATGACATTGAAAATGGGAGATTGa
- a CDS encoding hypothetical protein (EggNog:ENOG410WGSE~COG:S), protein MKDSVDAQLRDQQAGFRKHQWCKDQIEWNSSLHINFIDNEKAFDSVDRRTLWKILRHYGVSQKIANIIRNSYDGLQCKVVHGGQLTDAFQVRTGVRQGCLLSPFLFLLVVDWIMKTSTSEGKHGIQWTAQNQLDDLDFADDLALLSRTREQIQIKTANVAAASASVGLNIHKGKTKGRTAIQSLLMMKHWKMWNPSHTWSAASSMNKEVQMQT, encoded by the coding sequence atgaaagactcagtagacgcccaacttcgagatcaacaagctggattccgtaaacATCAATGGTGCAAAGACcaaattgagtggaactcgtcactgcacatcaacttcattgacaaTGAGAAGGcgttcgacagtgtagatagaagaacattatggaaaattcttcgacactacggagtttctCAGAAGATTgccaatattatccggaactcatacgacggactacagtgcaaagtagtgcatggaggacagctgacagatgcattccaagtaaggaccggagtcagacaaggctgtttactctctccattcctctttcttctggtggtcgactggattatgaagacctcgacatctgaaggaaaacacggaatacagtggacagctcagaaccaattagacgatctggacttcgcagatgacctagccctcctatcacgtacacgtgaacagattcagataaagacagccaatgtagcagcagcctctgcatcagtaggcctcaacatacacaaggggaaaaccaaaggaagaacagcaatccaatcactcttgatgatGAAAcactggaagatgtggaatccttcacatacctggtcagcagcatcatcgatgaacaaggaggttcagatgcagacgtaa